The Kitasatospora albolonga nucleotide sequence CGAAGCGGCCGACGGCCTGGGCGAAGAAGAGGGGCGTGGAGATGGTGGTGGCGTACACGCCGACGGCGAGGCGCGGCACGTCCACGCCCTCGGACACCATCCGTACCGCGACCATCCAGCGCGACTCGTCCGCGCTGAACTTGTCGATCTTCTTCGAGGCGGCCTTCTCGTCGGAGAGGACGACGGTCGGCGTCTCCCCGGTGACCTTCTTCAGGATCTTGGCGTACGCGCGTGCCGAGTCCTGGTCCGTCGCGATGACGAGCCCGCCCGCGTCCGGGATGCCCTTGCGGACCTCGGTCAGCCGCTTGTCGGCGGCGGCCAGCACGTTGGGAATCCAGTCGCCGGTGGGCGAGAGCGCGGTGCGCCACGCCTGCCCGATGGCGTCCTTGGTCATCGGCTCGCCGAGCCGGGCCGCGATCTCGTCACCGGCCTTGGTGCGCCAGCGCATGTTGCCGCTGTAGCTGAGGAAGATCACGGGGCGGACGACGCCGTCGGCGAGCGCGTTGCCGTAGCCGTAGGTGTAGTCGGCGGAGGAGCGGCGGATGCCGTCGTTCCCCTCCTCGTACGCGACGAAGGGGATCGGGTTGGTATCCGACCGGAACGGCGTACCGGTCAGCGCGAGCCGCCGGGTCGCCGGGTCGAACGCCTCCTGGCACGCCTCGCCCCAGGACTTGGAGTCCCCGGCGTGGTGGATCTCGTCGAGGATGACCAGGGTCTTGCGCTGCTCGCACCGGTTGCGGTGCAGCATCGGGCGGACGCCGACACCGGCGTACGTCACGGCGACACCGTGGTACTCCTTGCTCAGCGGACCGGCGCTGTACTCCGGGTCGAGCTTGATCCCTATCCGGGCGGCCGCCTCCGCCCACTGCTTCTTGAGGTGCTCGGTCGGGGCGACCACGGTGACCTGCTGGACGACATGGTGGTGCAGCAGCCACGACGCGAGGGTCAGCGCGAAGGTGGTCTTGCCCGCGCCGGGCGTGGCGACGGCGAGGAAGTCGCGCGGCTGCTCCTGGACGTACCTCTCCATGGCCCCCTGCTGCCAGGCTCGCAGCTTGTTGGCGGTGCCCCAGGGGGCACGGCCGGGAAAGGCGGGAGAGAGGTGGTGGGAGGCGGTGGTAGTAGTCACGGTCTCCGGTTCGGGGCGCTCGGGTACGTGGGTCGCTGCCACTACCGCACCCGGCCCGAAGGACCCGGCCCGCGATACGACAACCGGGCCACCCTACCGGGGGCCCGGTTGAAACCAGGTACGAACAAGCCGCGCCGGTGCCGGACGAGACGGTGCTCACATCGCGTCGACGACCAGGTCCCGCAACCCCTGGGAGATCACCTTGATCTCGTCTGTCTCTCCTGTGGCGACATCGATGACCAGCCGCTCCGCCGCGTCGATGTCCGGGCGCAGGTCGACGCCGTTCATGGCGAGGAACGTGACGCAGGAGAGCCAGGCAGTGCGCTTGTTGCCGTCGAACAGAGGGCGGTTGACCGCCAGGGACTGGAGAAGTGCCGCCGCCTTGTCGATCAGGTCAGGGTAAGCCTCCTCACCGAACATGGCCGCCGAGGGGCGGTGGGCCGCCGACTCCAGCAGACCGGCGTCCCGGACGACGATCTGCATGTCGTCGCACGCGTGCTCGGCGATCACGAGGGCGTCCTCGGAGCTCAGGTAGACACAGCTCATTTCAGCCGATCCATCAGCTCGCTCCACTTGGCCGCCTGCTCCTTCGCCGTCTCGCGGACGATGGCCTGCTGCGCCGTTCTGGCGAGATAGTCGTCCACGGCCCGGAGCACGATGGCGTGCATGCTGATGCCCTCCTGTTCGGCACGCCGCTTGAGGGCTTCCGTCTGGTCGTCACGGAGACGCAGGTTCATCGCCATACCAGAACGGTACCACCGGGTGGGGTCAGAGTGGTACCGCTCACTTCTCCCGCACGACCACCCGCGTAGCCACCCACGCCCCCACCGCGGCCACCACCGCCATCGGCAGGAACACCGCCGCGAAGGCCATCGGGTGCGAGCCCGTGGCGCCGGTCGCCGCCGTGCCGTGTGCCGCCGCGCCCAGGGCCTTGCCGCCGAGGGCCGCGAAGGCTGCGCCGCCCATGGCCAGCAGCAGCACGTTGGAGAGGCCGTCGGAGATCTGGAGGGCGGCGGAGTTGGAGCCCGCCTCCTCGGGGGCCGAGAGCTTCAGGAGCAGGACGCTGGTGGAGGCGATCACCATGCCCATGCCGAAGCAGCCGAAGGCCCAGGCCACGGCGACGATCCAGACCGGGACGGCCGGGATCAGTACGGTCGGGGCGAGCGCGATGGACGCGGCCACGAGCACCATCCCGCTCACCATCAGCCGCCCCCGGTACGGCTCCAGACGCGGCCGGGACTGGACGAACGAGCCCAGCGCCCAGGTCGCGCCGCCCACCGCCAGGGAGAGTCCCGCCATGGTCGGGGTCAGGCCGCGCTGGGTGACCAGCATCAGGGGGACGAAGGACTCGGCGGCGATGAACGAACCGGCCGCCACCCCGCGCAGCAGGATCACCGACGGCAGCCCGCGCGCCGCCCGTACGGTCCCGGTGGGCAGCAGCCCCCGTACAGCGGGCACCAGCAGGGCGACGCCCGCGGCGGCGGGGAGCACGGCGAGCCAGTTCAGCTCCTGGCCCGCGTACTGGAGCAGCCCGGCCCCCGCCGAGATCCCCAGCGCGAGCCGGATGCGACGGCGGTCGTACGGCTGCGCCGACGCCTCCGGG carries:
- a CDS encoding death-on-curing family protein → MSCVYLSSEDALVIAEHACDDMQIVVRDAGLLESAAHRPSAAMFGEEAYPDLIDKAAALLQSLAVNRPLFDGNKRTAWLSCVTFLAMNGVDLRPDIDAAERLVIDVATGETDEIKVISQGLRDLVVDAM
- a CDS encoding CopG family transcriptional regulator, which encodes MAMNLRLRDDQTEALKRRAEQEGISMHAIVLRAVDDYLARTAQQAIVRETAKEQAAKWSELMDRLK
- a CDS encoding MFS transporter, with the protein product MPDALPGDLTSEVAGAAAEGVLGRTYRALSIGIVSVVFLIAFEATAVGTAMPVAARELHGIPLYAFAFSAYFTTSLFAMVLSGQWADRRGPLQPLATGITAFGVGLLLSGAAGSMWVFIAGRAVQGLGGGLVIVALYVVIGRAYPERIRPAIMAAFAASWVIPSVVGPLAAGTVTEQLGWRWVFVGIPALIVIPLALALPQIRRMASGPADPEASAQPYDRRRIRLALGISAGAGLLQYAGQELNWLAVLPAAAGVALLVPAVRGLLPTGTVRAARGLPSVILLRGVAAGSFIAAESFVPLMLVTQRGLTPTMAGLSLAVGGATWALGSFVQSRPRLEPYRGRLMVSGMVLVAASIALAPTVLIPAVPVWIVAVAWAFGCFGMGMVIASTSVLLLKLSAPEEAGSNSAALQISDGLSNVLLLAMGGAAFAALGGKALGAAAHGTAATGATGSHPMAFAAVFLPMAVVAAVGAWVATRVVVREK